A segment of the Bdellovibrio sp. ArHS genome:
CGCAACTCTCATTATTTCTTCTTGTGGAGAACTCACGTCTTCAATCACAACCTCAGAAACCTGGATTCCCGAAAGTTTCTTTTATAAAACTTTGGGATCTTGTGAACAGGGCACCCTGGGCTTTCCTGTCTTGATTGGTGGTGGAACGCAGTTGTGGACTGACCCTGCGCAAGTCCGCGTCGGGCAGATCGAACTCTATCTGCAAAAAAACGGGACCTACTCGGCTCGTTACCGAGAATTCGACTTTACGACACAACTCTTCGAAAAAAACTTTCAGTCAACGTACTCTCTGGATCACAGACGAAAAGAGATTTATTTAGCGGGCCTCGGTGTTGCAAAGGTTCTGCAGACGGGAAGAGGCCGTTCTTATATGCATTTGCTATATTCAGAAAACTACAATTCAACTCTTCTGGCGGGGAGTACAGGGGATTTATACCTCTATAAAGGCCAGAAGGGAGTTGGTGAAACAGCGGCAGATCGCTGCGGTTGGTGAAGCTACCCTTTCGCTGTCAGGACCCAGATACCGACTAAAATAAATAAAGATCCGGAAACGTACTTCATAATTTGGGGATTTAACAGGGTTCCCAGGAATTTCCCAAAGATAACGCCCAAAACCCCGGCAAGTCCCAAGGCAAGAACGACAGCAATCATCACCGTTAATGTGGATTTTGATTGTGAAGAAGCAGCAAGGGCCGCGAACTGCGTTTTGTCACCCATTTCAGCCAAAAAAATAGTGATAAAAGTGCTCGCAAAAATCTTCCAATCCATACCAAGTCCTTTAAAATAAACCAGGCCGTTTAACGGCCGTTGAATTAATTTGAAAGCATATTGATAAAATCGGACAGGTGGGAAAGCAAGTTTGAAAAGCCGTTTTATTACTGCCATGGATCTTTTGCAGGCAGAAGCAGCCAAAGGGGACCTGACGTTGCGCCGAATCTTCCAACTTTTGGGGGAAGAGGGGCACGCCATGCTTATGCTTTTTCTAAGTCTGCCTTTTTTGCAGCCGATCCCTATTCCTGGACTCTCAACTCCCTTGGGACTTCTTATTGCCGTGGTGGCGGTTTTTCTTTATCGAAACAAACCGCCATGGTTGCCACAAAGGTTTGAAAATCTGAAGGTCTCGGCCGAAGTGCTTTTGAAGGTCTCTGAAATCGCCGAAAAAATCTGGGGCCATGCCGTTAAGATTATAAAACAACGACTGGTCTTTTTGCATGATCACTGGTTTTTCAGAATCTTGAATCTTGGTGTCTTTGTGACGAACTCTTTGCTTTTATCGCTGCCGCTGCCCATTCCTTTTTCCAACACTGTTCCCGTTGTCGGCATCATTTTGTGCGCCATTGGGCACATGGAAAAAGACGGCGTTTTTATCCTTTTTAGCTACTTATGGTGTCTGATAGTTGCGTCGTTCTTTGCAACTTTAACCATGGGAGCTGTCCACTTTACTTTATAACCCACGAAGGTCCAGGCTTGGGTGCTTCATAACAAAGGACCATAGGACCTCAATCTCTTTGTGCGCCTGAAAAGGCTGCTGCTACAATTTGATCTAAAAGGAGTCACCATGGGTAAGTATGTTTTAGCTTGTATGATGGTTTTAGGATTTTCCTCGTTTGCTCAGCCTGGCGGAGGCGGGGTGTGCGCAAAGGATCGTGAAACTCTTTGCGGAAATGTAGAACACGGCGGCGGCAAAGTCGCGCAATGTATGAAAGACAATCAGGATAAGCTTTCTCCAGAGTGTAAAGCGCACATGGAAAAAGCTAAAGAGACAATGAAAGAAGTCCGAGAAGCTTGTCACGATGAGATGCAAAAGTTTTGTGGCGACATGAAGCCCGGAAAAGGTCGCATGATGAAGTGTATGAAAGAGAATAAAGAAAAATTCTCGGCAGCCTGCCAGGAAGAAATGGCCTCTGCAAAAGAAATGCGCAAAAAACGTAAATAAGGAATCCAGTCAGTATTCATGAGAGAAAAAAGTCTTCGTCTTAGTTTGATTGACGCCTTCTTATGTTCTCTCATGGTTGGAGCCGGCGAAACCTATCTGCCGGCTTATTCTCTTTCCATCGGCATGGGCGAGGTCTTCGCCGGTATTCTTGCCAGTCTTCCGATTGTCAGTGGCGCCATTTTACAATTAATCACCCCGCGGGGTTTG
Coding sequences within it:
- a CDS encoding cysteine rich repeat-containing protein — encoded protein: MGKYVLACMMVLGFSSFAQPGGGGVCAKDRETLCGNVEHGGGKVAQCMKDNQDKLSPECKAHMEKAKETMKEVREACHDEMQKFCGDMKPGKGRMMKCMKENKEKFSAACQEEMASAKEMRKKRK
- a CDS encoding exopolysaccharide biosynthesis protein, with product MKSRFITAMDLLQAEAAKGDLTLRRIFQLLGEEGHAMLMLFLSLPFLQPIPIPGLSTPLGLLIAVVAVFLYRNKPPWLPQRFENLKVSAEVLLKVSEIAEKIWGHAVKIIKQRLVFLHDHWFFRILNLGVFVTNSLLLSLPLPIPFSNTVPVVGIILCAIGHMEKDGVFILFSYLWCLIVASFFATLTMGAVHFTL
- a CDS encoding TMEM165/GDT1 family protein encodes the protein MDWKIFASTFITIFLAEMGDKTQFAALAASSQSKSTLTVMIAVVLALGLAGVLGVIFGKFLGTLLNPQIMKYVSGSLFILVGIWVLTAKG